One stretch of Spiroplasma mirum ATCC 29335 DNA includes these proteins:
- the purB gene encoding adenylosuccinate lyase — MIERYLVKEISDIWSDDNKYVTWGLVELLTCKGWNHLGLISDQEITALKQNLKVDIPRMLEIETETKHDVVAFTRMLSEHMGPEKRWIHFGLTSTDVVDTSQNYLIKQSNLIVDKYLNLLLASLKAKALQYKTQLIMGRTHGMYGEPTSLGLKFLLWYAELGRNIKRFNFAKENIEVVKLSGSVGNFAHIEPEVEAYVAKKLGLGIDPISTQVTSRDRHINLFTSFSQIVSLLEKMAIEFRHFQRSEVNEMAEGFSKNQKGSSSMPHKKNPISSENISGLARLVRSNMLVTFENNLLWHERDISHSSNERIILPDTYHLVVYLLKRMINVIDNLVVNNDNINQHLAQANNIFYSQVVLTEIIKKTAYSREEIYDFMQKCTLETQQTNQDFFQVLIKNNVEKYLSKAELIKLFNLNYFIRNVDKIYARVLQKES; from the coding sequence ATGATTGAAAGATATTTGGTAAAAGAAATTTCTGACATTTGAAGTGATGACAATAAGTATGTAACATGAGGATTAGTCGAGTTATTAACTTGTAAAGGTTGAAATCACCTGGGTTTAATTAGTGATCAAGAAATTACTGCTTTAAAACAAAATCTAAAAGTTGATATTCCCCGTATGTTAGAAATTGAAACAGAAACCAAACATGATGTTGTCGCCTTTACGAGAATGTTATCAGAACATATGGGTCCAGAAAAAAGATGGATTCATTTTGGGTTAACTTCAACAGATGTTGTTGATACTAGTCAAAATTATCTAATTAAACAATCTAATCTTATTGTTGATAAGTATTTAAACTTATTATTAGCAAGTTTAAAAGCAAAAGCATTGCAATATAAAACCCAACTAATTATGGGGCGAACTCATGGAATGTACGGAGAGCCAACTTCGTTAGGATTAAAATTTTTACTGTGGTATGCGGAGTTAGGACGAAATATTAAACGTTTTAATTTTGCAAAAGAAAATATTGAGGTAGTGAAGTTAAGTGGTTCAGTTGGTAATTTTGCACACATTGAACCTGAAGTGGAAGCCTATGTTGCTAAAAAATTAGGATTAGGAATTGATCCAATTTCAACTCAAGTTACTTCCCGTGATCGTCATATTAATTTATTTACTAGTTTTAGTCAGATTGTTAGTCTATTAGAAAAAATGGCTATTGAATTTCGCCATTTCCAACGAAGTGAAGTTAACGAAATGGCGGAGGGGTTTAGTAAAAACCAAAAAGGTTCTTCTTCTATGCCTCATAAGAAAAATCCAATTAGTTCAGAAAATATTTCAGGTCTCGCCCGGTTAGTTCGCAGTAACATGTTAGTTACTTTTGAAAATAATTTATTGTGACATGAACGTGATATTTCGCATAGTAGTAATGAACGAATTATTTTACCAGATACTTATCATTTAGTGGTTTATTTATTAAAACGAATGATTAATGTTATTGATAATCTAGTTGTTAATAATGATAATATTAATCAACATTTAGCCCAAGCAAATAATATTTTTTATAGCCAAGTAGTGCTAACGGAAATTATTAAAAAGACAGCATATAGTCGCGAAGAAATTTATGATTTTATGCAAAAATGTACTTTAGAAACGCAACAAACAAACCAAGATTTTTTTCAAGTGTTAATTAAAAATAATGTTGAAAAATATCTATCAAAAGCAGAATTAATAAAATTATTTAATTTAAATTATTTTATTCGGAATGTGGATAAAATTTACGCTCGCGTGTTACAGAAGGAGTCATAA
- the pth gene encoding aminoacyl-tRNA hydrolase encodes MKLIVGLGNPGDEYKYTRHNIGFLALDRLVEKFNPYGPKKNFNAFYWETKINDEKIILMKPQTYMNLSGNAVLAIKQFYKINLEDIIIIHDDKDIKFGALKIKMGGSSAGQNGIKDLINKLGSKNFKRIQVGIGRDQQIDLKDWVLGKFTKQQLATINDDILVRIEEIFIRYLLKQENFNKIMILYNAK; translated from the coding sequence ATGAAATTAATTGTTGGTTTAGGAAACCCTGGGGATGAATATAAATACACTCGTCATAATATTGGTTTTTTAGCCTTAGACCGCTTAGTGGAAAAATTTAATCCGTATGGTCCGAAAAAAAATTTTAATGCTTTTTATTGAGAAACGAAAATCAATGATGAAAAAATTATTTTGATGAAGCCCCAAACTTATATGAATCTAAGTGGGAACGCGGTTTTAGCTATTAAGCAGTTTTATAAAATAAATTTAGAAGATATTATAATTATCCATGATGACAAGGATATTAAATTTGGGGCGTTAAAAATAAAAATGGGTGGTTCAAGTGCTGGTCAAAATGGAATTAAGGATTTAATTAATAAATTAGGGAGTAAAAATTTCAAACGGATTCAGGTTGGAATTGGTCGTGACCAACAAATTGATTTAAAAGATTGGGTTTTGGGAAAATTTACTAAACAGCAACTAGCAACTATTAATGATGATATTTTGGTTCGGATTGAAGAAATCTTTATTCGTTATTTGTTAAAACAAGAAAATTTTAATAAAATAATGATTTTATATAATGCAAAATAA
- the rsmI gene encoding 16S rRNA (cytidine(1402)-2'-O)-methyltransferase: MKQYSFKSNNPKLYLIATPIGNLQEFSLRAIAILQNEVEKIYCEDTRNTIKLLKHFNIKKKLISLNKNNEKKRYQELLHSIDQSESIALVSDAGYPLISDPGYYFVNHLMQELNYDIVPVNGSSAFLSALISSGLDPRHFLFYGFLSHQKNKKQGELESIQRVPYPIIFYESPHRLIETLQLLLKIFNDRQICVAKEMTKIHEQFYRGKISDIIEEIMKDDNYQFGEYTIVIAGNAKNLAEVSLSDEQLIAEINVLIKEQNYKAKQAIDIVANKYHISKNILYNKYHKKD; this comes from the coding sequence ATGAAACAATATAGTTTTAAAAGTAATAATCCCAAACTTTATTTAATTGCGACTCCAATTGGAAATTTACAAGAATTTAGTCTCCGGGCAATAGCGATTCTTCAAAACGAAGTCGAGAAAATTTATTGTGAAGATACCCGCAATACCATTAAACTACTTAAGCATTTTAATATTAAAAAGAAATTAATATCCTTAAATAAGAATAATGAAAAAAAAAGATATCAAGAATTGCTTCATAGTATTGATCAGAGTGAATCAATTGCGTTAGTTAGTGATGCTGGATATCCGTTGATTAGTGATCCGGGTTATTATTTTGTTAACCATTTAATGCAAGAACTAAACTATGATATTGTACCAGTTAATGGATCTAGTGCTTTTTTAAGTGCGTTAATTAGTTCCGGTCTTGATCCTCGTCATTTTTTATTTTATGGTTTTTTAAGTCACCAGAAAAATAAAAAGCAGGGAGAATTAGAAAGTATACAACGGGTGCCGTACCCAATTATTTTTTATGAATCACCACACCGTCTAATTGAAACGTTACAATTATTATTAAAAATATTTAATGATCGGCAAATTTGTGTTGCCAAAGAAATGACAAAAATTCATGAACAATTTTATCGTGGTAAAATTAGTGATATTATAGAAGAAATTATGAAAGATGACAATTATCAGTTTGGAGAATATACCATTGTAATTGCCGGGAATGCTAAAAATTTAGCTGAGGTCTCGCTTAGTGATGAGCAATTAATTGCTGAAATTAATGTTTTAATTAAAGAACAAAATTATAAAGCAAAACAGGCAATTGATATTGTGGCAAATAAATACCACATTAGTAAAAATATTTTATATAATAAATATCATAAGAAAGACTAG
- a CDS encoding glycoside hydrolase domain-containing protein, with translation MLAYKVGANGYVRWAYNFYSDDYYKLGEVSSEFEAGDNFLVYPGDIKGRLV, from the coding sequence TTGCTGGCTTATAAAGTAGGGGCGAATGGTTATGTCCGTTGGGCGTATAATTTTTATAGTGATGATTATTACAAATTAGGAGAAGTCAGTTCCGAGTTTGAAGCAGGGGATAATTTCTTAGTTTATCCGGGTGATATTAAAGGGCGCCTCGTTTAA
- the topA gene encoding type I DNA topoisomerase: MAGTLVILESPTKTKAVAKYLGEGYTVLSSEGHIRNLSTKGEFGLGVDIITFEPTYKIERGKKEKVKELKTAAKSAELVILATDPDREGEAIAYHLNEVLACKDKSRRVRFNEITKDAVLEAFQYQTDIDMNLVKSQEARRILDRFIGFRLSKLLQKKIKSKSAGRVQSVALKLIVEREKEYQNFIPKEYWTVEGLYKKAVIKLVKYQNKKIELNNEAKVLKVKAALQKDYEVVDINKSERQRKSPNPHTTSTMLQEASSKLGFPSNKTSMIAQQLYEGIKVKDNLVGFITYPRTDSIRLSEKFVQDAFNYITINYGQEYLGEVKQPSQKKKNVQDAHEAIRPTDLTMTPDLAKEYLSRDQWRLYKIVYQRALASLMASAKLLGTTISLLNNDYEFKITGSVVIFEGFLKAVSLDDNEDLARLPKLKIGQFINLNELYGIRHFTKPPSRYSEARLIKTLEEIGVGRPSTYAPIMKTLRDRGYIMIENKAIKATERGILTSDKLQEYFNDIINESYTSSIEETLDVISKGESEPKPLLKEFWERFEPRIENAMNLMEEIPVEKARIICPECGNDLVYRYGKYGKFIACSGFPKCRYIHQTGPKFGTCPKCGVGEIILKFNKRNQRFKACTNYPNCDHTDSYKEEKSDGNGGDNIEEKNELYRINFLN, from the coding sequence ATGGCAGGGACCTTAGTTATTCTGGAGTCACCTACGAAAACAAAAGCCGTTGCAAAATATTTAGGGGAAGGTTATACTGTTTTATCTTCAGAAGGTCATATTCGAAATTTGTCAACCAAAGGAGAATTTGGGCTCGGAGTTGATATTATAACTTTTGAACCAACTTATAAAATTGAACGTGGGAAAAAAGAAAAAGTTAAAGAATTAAAAACAGCAGCTAAATCAGCGGAATTAGTTATTCTTGCGACCGACCCGGACCGCGAAGGAGAGGCAATTGCTTACCACTTAAATGAAGTTTTAGCATGTAAAGATAAATCGCGTCGAGTACGGTTTAATGAAATTACAAAAGATGCTGTTTTAGAAGCTTTCCAATATCAAACTGATATTGATATGAACTTAGTTAAGTCCCAAGAAGCACGGCGTATTTTAGACCGTTTTATTGGGTTTCGGTTAAGTAAGCTATTACAGAAAAAAATTAAATCAAAATCAGCCGGGCGGGTACAATCAGTAGCCTTGAAATTAATTGTGGAACGGGAAAAAGAATATCAAAATTTTATTCCCAAAGAATATTGAACAGTTGAGGGGTTATATAAAAAAGCCGTTATTAAATTAGTTAAGTATCAAAATAAAAAAATTGAACTTAACAATGAAGCAAAAGTTTTAAAAGTAAAAGCTGCTCTCCAAAAAGACTATGAAGTTGTGGATATTAATAAAAGTGAACGTCAACGAAAATCTCCTAATCCCCACACCACATCAACAATGCTTCAAGAAGCAAGTAGTAAGTTGGGATTCCCGTCAAACAAAACTTCAATGATTGCGCAACAATTATATGAAGGGATTAAAGTTAAAGATAATTTAGTCGGATTTATTACTTATCCGCGGACAGATTCAATTCGGTTAAGCGAAAAATTTGTTCAAGATGCTTTTAACTACATTACTATTAACTATGGGCAAGAATATCTGGGGGAAGTTAAACAACCATCACAGAAAAAGAAAAATGTCCAAGATGCCCATGAAGCAATCCGCCCCACGGATTTAACAATGACACCAGACTTAGCAAAAGAGTACCTTTCACGTGACCAATGACGGTTATATAAAATAGTTTATCAACGAGCACTAGCTAGTTTAATGGCAAGCGCAAAATTATTAGGAACAACAATTAGTTTACTAAATAATGATTATGAATTTAAAATTACCGGTAGTGTTGTGATTTTTGAAGGATTTTTAAAAGCAGTTTCTTTAGATGATAATGAAGATCTCGCTAGATTACCAAAATTAAAAATTGGCCAGTTCATTAATTTAAATGAATTATACGGAATTCGTCATTTTACAAAACCACCAAGCCGTTATTCAGAAGCCCGATTAATTAAAACTTTAGAAGAAATCGGGGTTGGTCGCCCTTCGACATATGCTCCTATTATGAAAACGTTGCGTGATCGTGGTTATATTATGATTGAAAATAAAGCAATTAAAGCCACTGAACGGGGAATCTTAACAAGTGATAAATTACAAGAATATTTTAATGATATTATTAATGAATCCTATACTTCTTCAATTGAAGAAACATTAGATGTTATTTCGAAAGGGGAAAGTGAACCCAAGCCGTTATTAAAAGAATTTTGAGAACGCTTTGAACCACGAATTGAAAATGCGATGAATTTAATGGAAGAAATTCCGGTTGAAAAAGCGAGAATTATTTGTCCAGAATGTGGAAATGACTTAGTTTATCGCTATGGGAAATATGGAAAATTCATTGCTTGTTCAGGGTTTCCAAAATGTCGCTATATTCACCAGACGGGACCAAAGTTTGGGACTTGTCCAAAGTGTGGGGTTGGCGAAATTATTTTAAAATTTAACAAACGCAATCAACGTTTTAAAGCATGTACTAATTATCCGAACTGTGATCACACGGATTCTTATAAAGAAGAGAAGTCAGATGGCAATGGTGGAGACAATATTGAAGAAAAAAATGAGTTATATCGCATTAATTTTCTAAATTAG
- a CDS encoding S1 RNA-binding domain-containing protein has translation MYSKGQVVTVKITNITPFGAFCELKDATGLIHISEFSDFFVKDIKQFVNFGDEVEVEVLDFDADKKQVKLSYKNCRPELLKKTNSQIQETGAGFQPLKEKINSLTSK, from the coding sequence ATGTATAGTAAAGGACAAGTAGTTACAGTTAAAATTACTAATATTACACCTTTTGGAGCATTTTGTGAATTAAAAGATGCTACTGGCTTAATTCATATCTCAGAATTTTCAGACTTTTTTGTCAAAGACATTAAACAATTTGTTAATTTTGGTGACGAAGTTGAAGTTGAGGTATTGGATTTTGATGCTGATAAAAAACAAGTAAAATTAAGTTATAAAAACTGTCGACCAGAATTACTAAAGAAGACAAATAGCCAGATTCAAGAAACTGGCGCTGGTTTTCAACCATTAAAAGAAAAAATTAATTCATTAACTAGCAAATAA
- a CDS encoding glucose-6-phosphate isomerase: protein MIKTDLTNAISELDFNKYNQQIAAIHQMIHDNSGVGHEFLGWVEWPLNYDKAELAKMKAVASQLTKEIDVLLVIGIGGSYLGSRAAIEMINGLYYQPQVEIIYIGNTMSSTYTQQVLDYVKNKEFGICVISKSGTTTEPAIAFRLCKDLLEQKKGKAVAKTRIIAVTDKAKGALKELANQEGYQTFIIPDDIGGRYSVLTPVGIFPMLVAGVNVDEVFAGAKLAYEDTFSPDLTNQAYRYALARYLLNTRDHYQSEMLVSYELQFQMLNEWWKQLFGESEGKDGKGLLPTSCIFSTDLHSLGQFIQEGTKNIIFETVIKINKPNGDLVLTADQENLDGLNYLAGKTLHSVNTIAMAGVVYAHHQSGNVPNIILEFATMDAKMFGYLSYWFMKACAMSAYLLKINPFNQPGVEIYKTNMFKLLGKPGK, encoded by the coding sequence ATGATTAAAACAGATTTAACAAATGCAATATCAGAATTAGATTTTAATAAATATAATCAACAAATAGCTGCAATTCATCAAATGATCCATGATAATTCAGGTGTAGGCCATGAGTTTTTAGGATGAGTTGAATGACCACTTAATTACGATAAAGCAGAATTAGCAAAAATGAAAGCAGTAGCAAGTCAACTTACGAAAGAAATTGATGTTTTGTTAGTTATCGGCATCGGGGGAAGCTATCTCGGTTCACGAGCTGCAATTGAAATGATTAATGGATTGTATTATCAACCACAAGTTGAGATTATATATATTGGCAATACTATGTCATCAACATATACTCAACAAGTTTTAGATTATGTAAAAAATAAGGAATTTGGAATTTGTGTCATTTCCAAATCTGGAACAACAACAGAACCAGCAATTGCCTTTCGCTTATGTAAAGATTTATTAGAACAAAAGAAGGGTAAAGCAGTTGCCAAAACGAGAATTATTGCTGTGACAGATAAAGCAAAGGGTGCCTTAAAAGAGCTTGCCAACCAAGAAGGGTATCAAACATTTATTATTCCCGATGACATCGGGGGACGATATTCGGTGCTAACACCAGTTGGAATCTTTCCAATGTTAGTGGCCGGAGTGAATGTTGATGAAGTTTTTGCGGGAGCAAAGTTAGCTTACGAAGATACTTTCAGCCCCGATTTAACTAACCAGGCATATCGCTATGCGTTAGCACGGTATTTATTAAATACTCGTGACCACTATCAAAGCGAAATGTTAGTTAGTTATGAATTACAATTCCAAATGTTGAATGAATGGTGAAAACAACTGTTTGGAGAATCAGAAGGTAAAGATGGGAAGGGGTTATTACCAACTTCATGTATTTTTTCTACTGATTTACACTCATTAGGACAATTCATTCAGGAAGGTACTAAAAATATCATTTTTGAAACAGTGATCAAAATTAATAAACCAAATGGTGATTTAGTACTAACAGCTGACCAAGAAAATTTAGATGGCTTAAATTACTTAGCTGGTAAAACATTACATAGTGTAAATACCATTGCTATGGCGGGGGTTGTTTATGCCCACCACCAGAGTGGTAATGTCCCAAATATCATTTTAGAATTTGCGACAATGGATGCGAAAATGTTTGGTTACTTATCATATTGATTTATGAAAGCGTGTGCAATGTCAGCGTATTTATTAAAAATTAATCCGTTTAATCAACCAGGAGTTGAAATATATAAAACTAATATGTTTAAATTGCTGGGAAAACCAGGAAAATAA
- the coaD gene encoding pantetheine-phosphate adenylyltransferase, with amino-acid sequence MKAIFPGSFDPIHEGHINIIKKASLLFEKLYVIVSINLEKKEQGDIFERTKIVKTICADINPMIEVLTNDNRLTSKLAKELGANYIIRGLRNNNDLKYEMELAFANKKLNNNLETIFFIVDYGLTEISSTLLKQINQLKK; translated from the coding sequence ATGAAAGCGATCTTCCCAGGTAGTTTTGATCCGATTCATGAAGGACATATTAATATTATTAAGAAGGCAAGTTTACTATTTGAAAAGCTATATGTTATTGTTTCGATTAATTTAGAAAAAAAAGAACAAGGTGACATTTTTGAACGAACTAAAATTGTTAAAACTATTTGTGCCGATATTAATCCAATGATTGAAGTTTTAACAAATGATAATCGCTTAACAAGTAAACTTGCTAAAGAATTAGGGGCAAATTATATTATTCGGGGGTTAAGAAATAATAATGATTTGAAATACGAAATGGAATTAGCATTTGCAAATAAAAAGTTAAATAATAATCTCGAAACAATTTTTTTTATTGTGGATTATGGACTAACTGAAATTTCTTCAACCTTATTAAAACAAATTAACCAATTAAAAAAGTAG